GCACGAATACAATAAGGGAGTGTTTGATTCgtaatcaaaatcagaatgaaaatagGAATTGAAAtggtttggaatcggaatcgaaatggccaAATCTTCCGAAATGtttggttcgtgaccggaatcggaattagaatcgaaattaaaatgaaaatttgaatccagaaTAGAGATTGAGTTATATATAGATTGAGCTATTTTCATTCCACCttaaaatcagaatcggaataaaatttttttcaatcaaataattagaatgagaatcatccatttcgatttcgatttcaatttcaaTCTTTTACTTTTCCTAATCAAATACCTTCTAACTTCTGATTAATTCCTAAAATGATGTTAAAAGTCCCCAAGCACAGCAAGGTATGCAAGAAGCAAAGGGACCGATTTGACAATTCCAAATAGATCTGGATGGAGTTTAAAGGTAAGATCCATTGTATCTGGAATTTGTTCAGACAGCCCACCTTTTAgaagtcatatttttttatataaaaatatttataataatttttttagatttcatCATTTTTCAAATTCTACAATGATGCGACAACCTTTAAGGGTTCATTGCACGGCACTCACATGTGAGCATATAATGACATTTAGGCTTTGAAACATAATAGTGAAATAAGAATTTAGGTGAATATATCTTTCAAATATGAAGGAGCTAGCTGACAAGATAGAAAGCGAGATTAATATAGTAGTTGAGATTTGACTCCATAATAATTTCCATCTTATCAAGGATTCCTTACCATGGTTATGATATTATCTAAGTTATGTAAAAATTCTcaaattattattagtttttcctTTGTTCGAACAATTTtccaaattattttctaaaaataaatagttataaaattatttaattattttcaaattatgtataaatattatgatttattcACGAGTAATCCATgactattctatttttttatatcttACAAATTAATGATACCATCATatattgctaaatttttttaatatcattttttatgatcacctctcctatatttatttcaagtAAACAAGCTTACCTTTTCTTTGATTGTTAGACAACATTCTCACCAGTCATTCGATTTCTTCCAGAACTTTTGATGAAtttaccccttttttttttttttccaaattggAATGAACATCTCCAGTTGAATTTTTCCTGAATACTGAACCTACCATACAGCTTACTACTCACTATTTTAGCAAATCCTAATCATAAGGAAGCAACATCATGTCTCCTTGTAGCTCCCTCTTATTAGATTTTTTGCTCCTGAGCTGGGGCACTTTATTAGAACTAATATTTCATAGTATATATATTTTACATGCAGCTACAAAGAGATGTCGCACCCTATCAGCAggatccctttttttttctttcacctcCTGGATCTATTATACTGATCACAGATTGCATGTAGTGCAGGTAGCATAAGCTGGCAGCATGTAGGAAACAGCAATGAGAGTATAAGATTGTTGAAGTGGTGGGGCAAGAAATTAAGATGTGGAAGCCATGACAAATTAATTGTAAGCATGATCCACCAAGCTAGGCCGAAGTGTCCAATTCATTGCATACTGAACTGAATTGGTGCGAAACTAGCACAATCCAACTGGTTAACCATTCAGTTCGCACCAATTTGAAATTTGGCCGGCCGAATTAGGGCAATCAAACCATCCAGTTCATCCTGTACCGAACCAATAGCCGATATGTTCAGATCCTGATACCAATTCGGCTGATAAGGCTACATTTTTAATCCATTTGTCCCTCGTAGGACCCTTTGCACTCATGGATGCGCATGCACATGAATTCTAGTGAGAGACCTGAGAGGAGACTGGGCTATTATTTCTAGTTTCTCCAGCGAAAGGAAATTAAACGAGGGAAAATTCACTTCAAACTATGTGGATTTTTggcatcaaatttaattgaaaggAAATTATGAGACTTTGAAACATACTAGCAGGCCCAAGAAGCCTTTGTGGAATAATATATTGATAACCTGAGTTTGGATAATACTCAGTCCTACTTCCAAACTATCTTGTCTGTCTATCTTCTTTTCCCTAGATAATACTTCTTAGAGActtccattctttttttttttctttttgataagcACATCTATTCATTTTTATTATGTCTCATTTTATTAACAATAATAGCAAATCATTACCCCTGATGGCTCTTTTGTATCATGTATGAACgctaaaagttgtttgaaataTTGTCTAGTGGAATGGTCCCAAACCAATTGCAAAATTTTGTCCACTCCTTTAATCAATAGCACTCAGTCCTGCTTTTTGATAACTCAACCTGGACATGAACGATTCCTGGTGAAGTCAGTGACAGCTACTGGCAACATaagcaaagaattaatatttacaATGATAAAAAAACTTATTTACGAAACCGATAATTTCCAGCAGAAATTACACATCCAGCTTGGCTTTTTAATAAAAGAGGGTAATCTCAATAGAAGGATCCCAAGGTTGTATAACACTGGTGGGaaaaggaaggagagagagagagagagagagaaaatgataATATTAGTCCGAAGGAAGATTGGCTGGAGATGAAATGATCAAATGCTCAAAATCCACTTCCAAGTATTTGGATTTGGGGAATAACTTCCAATGAAAAAGAACCTATGAAATTTCCACATTTTCATACATCTAAATATCCAGGGGAAATAATGTACTCTCTCATAAATGCTCTTGATGAATGTAGTTTCCAATAGGAACATGAAACAAGCTTCAAAGAATCAAAATGCTAGAAAGTATAAGACAGAGTCATGAACAATGAAGTATAGGAGACCAAAACATGTTAGGAATTCGAGAAGTTATGATAAATATGAGAAGTTTAGGAGTGTTGTCATTATTTAAATTGTTGAAATGACTCTATCCTCTATTGATAGATCAATATATCTCCTCACTTGTACACTAGAAATCAAGAAATAGGAAATAATGTTTGATTCTACAATATCTACTCAAATATTAGCCCCCATATCCTCCTTTCCTATTCTCATTCAAATACTAAGAATGTTTCAGTATAAGCAGACAGACAAATGAAAAGAAAATGCACAAGTTGAAGAGTTGGCCACTGCATCTCTAATCTTCTCAACAAATGCTGTGCTGCCAATGCTACCACCGTATAGAAAGAACtttattttggattctttcagGGTACCTAAACTTGTAGGACTTGTGACTTCCATTAAGTTCTTGATTTCCACAAGCCAGCAATGCGATGCTTTAATATCATTCCACTTCAATACCATTCCACTTCAAGGAGATATGCATCTACATGTAGTCATACAGAGCATATTAGAAATGATCTTCAGAATAATGATGATGCTTATCTACATGGTGGCATGCCCAGGATGGCATGGTGTTTCTAATATCTGGAACCATTATGTCTTGGCTATAATTCTAAGAACTTCTAGATGTACTACAAGGTTCCAAAAGCCATCATATTTGATATAATTCCGGTTCTAAGAAGTCTGAATTGCACTGGCTGAACTCAACCCTGATTACCTTAACATCGATTGATAGCTTTTGGACTAAATATTAGAGGCCTGCCTCATAGGGTTTAACGCATCAAAGTTCGAGACTGTTCGTATTATTTGGATATCAGTTTGATGTCAAACAAGAGACTCTATATTTATTTAAGCAATCTTACTCAGGACAATAAAAGAGCGTACCACTGATCTAGAAGGATTCAATACGCTGAGTAGAGAAATGATCCCAGGGTAAATACTAaacttaaaatcttaaatttaCATAAAAGACACCATTGATATATGATATCAATTTAGTCCACTCCAGTCATAGAAAAGTCTGTTCAGTTCAGGaatactccttttttttttttttttttaacaaaaatgtGGCTTACCACCCAATCAGTCAAACAGATGACAACCAGGTAGAAACTTCATATCAGAATATATTTTTAAGCTGAGATTTTAACTATCATCAATCTATAGCCAACGGCATACAGCTGTTATCTTGTCCATCTTTTTGGGATCATCCTCGGTGCTACTTCATTGTCAGTTGAGATGTAACATCGTTTTCCATATCATCGTACATAATACTTTAGTATTGGATGTAATCCACTTGTTTTTCACAATCCAATTTCCTAACAATTTCTTAACTATTCACTTAATGGCTGCACCATCTCTTTCCCTCTATGAATGCGAAAAGTGTTCGAAATATTTTCTAATGGAATGGTCACAATCCAACTTCTGTCGCCTCCTTTAATGAATAGCCTCAGATCTGTTTCCTAATAATTCAACCTGGACAAGAACCATTCCTGATTGAGTCAAAGAGTCAGTTAATGGCCACATAAACAGAGAACAGATATATGAGAAAAAATATTAGTCCATGTGATTTCCCTCCATGTTCATACAATGATTAAGGAATGAAGCAATTGACATGGATAGGGATCAATTTGCTCCAAATAACATAATTTCAATGAATGGCACTGTTAAAGCATAGGGCTAATATTGCTTCGTTCTTCACCTTGAACATCAAATTCTTGCAGAAATGCGGTCACCTGACATGGATCGCTTGAGTAATGGCTGATGAGCTGGGGTTTATTTTCTGGCACTTCAAATAAGTTGAGTTTCACACTGGAGTTCTGACTGTAACTGGAAGGCAAATTTGGTGCATGAAACACATTATTTCTAGCAGAAGTTAAAGATTGAGCATGGCTGTTTGGTGGAGTCACAGAAGGTAATCTAGATAGAAGCATCCCAAGACTGCAAGACATTGAGGGGAGATGGGGAGGGATATGCTGGAAAAAGGAGCCCTTCATGGGTTTATTCCAATCAAAACTAGCCAATTTGCTTGGAAATTCCTCTTCCTCCTCACAACCAAGTCTCGGCCTGCACTTCGAAATCTCACTAATCTGCAGGTTGTGTTTGGGCATATTGGTATAATGATCTGAAGAAACTGCATAAGGTCGTTGCATAGCAAAGATGCCAGGAATGCTCTGAAGGTAATTAAATTTTCTCTGTATATTGATCACCAAGTTAAGATCTTCTGCAACCTTCAGCAGCCAATGAGATGCaagttattaaaataaaattataattcaatAAATCCAAGAGAACTCCATTTATTCTTCTCTAAATCTCATGCTGGAGATTTAAAATATTCAGAATTTACATATGAAGGCTTGGAGGAAAGACCTTATCTAGTGAACCCAGTTGAATCACACCTTCCTTTACAGCAACAACTGCGATAGTCTGTGAAGTATAAAGCAAAAGATCAATCTTCTAAACAAAGCCgtactctttctccaaaaaaatgaaCAAAGTTGTGTTTCAGTTATTTGCCAATTAATAGTCATACCTGGATGCCAGAATTGAACTGGGATTCCCAAGCCTTTGGTTGCTGTTTCCAGAATTACAGAAGAACATACGTGACAagggggaaagaagaagaaatgagAGATAAATTTGAATGAAACTAGAAGCAGGTAATATATTTACTAAATCAAGTGGTGCATTCCATGAAGAAGAGAAGTTGGGATCTGTTTCTGTGGGGAATTCCCCAAACACCCACTTGTGGCTGTTATCAGCTGCCACCTTCCCCATCAGTCTGAAGAAATTAAACACCAAGAAAAACATCCATTTTCCAACGCATTTAGTTCATATTTTTTCTCCAAATTTTCAACATTATATGATATGGAAGGGCAAGATTATAGTTCTTCATAGCATTCTCACCCTTCACCATAATTGTAGACCTCATGTGACATCTTAAAGAAGATGTCAGGCCCAAAGGATCTCCCCTTCCTGAAAGCATTCCCCACACGCTCGCACTCGTAAAAATCGCAGAAGCCATCTTCCCATACCAGAATCCTGAAACAATATCATGCCAAAAGCCTCAAAGGAAAAAGTGAAGGACAAAGGAAGGAAGGAGAAGCTTGTTTGCAATATACTGCAGAAGCATTCCACTTAATGTTACCAATTTCTTTTGTTCCCATTGGATCTATCAAAGATCCCTTGTCCATCATCCCATCTGCCACCAGTTTAATTCTTATATCTGAGTCACATAtcagcaaaagaaaaagaaaacctcaTT
The DNA window shown above is from Elaeis guineensis isolate ETL-2024a chromosome 8, EG11, whole genome shotgun sequence and carries:
- the LOC105049529 gene encoding protein RICE SALT SENSITIVE 3 isoform X3, which gives rise to MDGGLPLLNCLWQQALRSFCSSTNSSKWVYAVFWRILPRNYPPPRWDDGQGIFDRSNGNKRNWILVWEDGFCDFYECERVGNAFRKGRSFGPDIFFKMSHEVYNYGEGLMGKVAADNSHKWVFGEFPTETDPNFSSSWNAPLDLQPKAWESQFNSGIQTIAVVAVKEGVIQLGSLDKVAEDLNLVINIQRKFNYLQSIPGIFAMQRPYAVSSDHYTNMPKHNLQISEISKCRPRLGCEEEEEFPSKLASFDWNKPMKGSFFQHIPPHLPSMSCSLGMLLSRLPSVTPPNSHAQSLTSARNNVFHAPNLPSSYSQNSSVKLNLFEVPENKPQLISHYSSDPCQVTAFLQEFDVQG
- the LOC105049529 gene encoding transcription factor bHLH155 isoform X1 produces the protein MDGGLPLLNCLWQQALRSFCSSTNSSKWVYAVFWRILPRNYPPPRWDDGQGIFDRSNGNKRNWILVWEDGFCDFYECERVGNAFRKGRSFGPDIFFKMSHEVYNYGEGLMGKVAADNSHKWVFGEFPTETDPNFSSSWNAPLDLQPKAWESQFNSGIQTIAVVAVKEGVIQLGSLDKVAEDLNLVINIQRKFNYLQSIPGIFAMQRPYAVSSDHYTNMPKHNLQISEISKCRPRLGCEEEEEFPSKLASFDWNKPMKGSFFQHIPPHLPSMSCSLGMLLSRLPSVTPPNSHAQSLTSARNNVFHAPNLPSSYSQNSSVKLNLFEVPENKPQLISHYSSDPCQVTAFLQEFDVQGMVLVQVELLGNRSEAIH
- the LOC105049529 gene encoding transcription factor bHLH155 isoform X4, producing the protein MDGGLPLLNCLWQQALRSFCSSTNSSKWVYAVFWRILPRNYPPPRILVWEDGFCDFYECERVGNAFRKGRSFGPDIFFKMSHEVYNYGEGLMGKVAADNSHKWVFGEFPTETDPNFSSSWNAPLDLQPKAWESQFNSGIQTIAVVAVKEGVIQLGSLDKVAEDLNLVINIQRKFNYLQSIPGIFAMQRPYAVSSDHYTNMPKHNLQISEISKCRPRLGCEEEEEFPSKLASFDWNKPMKGSFFQHIPPHLPSMSCSLGMLLSRLPSVTPPNSHAQSLTSARNNVFHAPNLPSSYSQNSSVKLNLFEVPENKPQLISHYSSDPCQVTAFLQEFDVQGMVLVQVELLGNRSEAIH
- the LOC105049529 gene encoding transcription factor bHLH155 isoform X2; this encodes MDGGLPLLNCLWQQALRSFCSSTNSSKWVYAVFWRILPRNYPPPRWDDGQGIFDRSNGNKRNWILVWEDGFCDFYECERVGNAFRKGRSFGPDIFFKMSHEVYNYGEGLMGKVAADNSHKWVFGEFPTETDPNFSSSWNAPLDLQPKAWESQFNSGIQTIAVVAVKEGVIQLGSLDKVAEDLNLVINIQRKFNYLQSIPGIFAMQRPYAVSSDHYTNMPKHNLQISEISKCRPRLGCEEEEEFPSKLASFDWNKPMKGSFFQHIPPHLPSMSCSLGMLLSRLPSVTPPNSHAQSLTSARNNVFHAPNLPSSYSQNSSVKLNLFEVPENKPQLISHYSSDPCQVTAFLQEFDVQGEERSNISPML